In Drosophila bipectinata strain 14024-0381.07 chromosome 2R, DbipHiC1v2, whole genome shotgun sequence, one genomic interval encodes:
- the LOC108133219 gene encoding palmitoyltransferase ZDHHC15B — MCCTSKREPRSGPCCLARWMPLIMIMVLLIWAYHVFIVQICLNRVESCVEVAFLLITFHVLLVMFLWTWGKCIITDPAPIPSQWKISDEDVARLKRTESSEEKSRILSQIAKSLPVKMCTKSGTVRYCDICRIIKPDRAHHCSICGQCVLKKDHHCPWVKNCVHFHNTKFFVVFLVYADIFLIYLLFVMLYYLLYLEGFDFDIVGYSPTKLWLMVQHVVIISFSMCVWIMTMVTLSHFIKNHTSVEVVYPPYFYEGGQNKNAYDLGMKQNFLEVFGNKWYLWFIPVYTTVGDGITFPMAQQDLKKVRVNGGRSDEGVTRIQIMKDNARKLIGLHDLNTDDA, encoded by the coding sequence ATGTGCTGTACTTCAAAGCGAGAGCCAAGATCTGGACCTTGTTGTTTGGCCAGGTGGATGCCTCTTATCATGATTATGGTCTTACTCATCTGGGCTTACCATGTATTCATTGTGCAAATATGTTTGAATCGCGTTGAGAGCTGTGTGGAGGTGGCCTTCTTGTTGATAACCTTCCATGTGCTGCTCGTCATGTTCCTTTGGACATGGGGTAAGTGTATCATCACCGATCCGGCGCCCATACCAAGTCAATGGAAAATATCTGACGAGGATGTGGCCAGGTTAAAGCGCACCGAGAGCTCCGAGGAAAAGTCACGAATTCTGAGCCAAATAGCCAAGAGCTTACCGGTCAAGATGTGCACGAAATCGGGAACTGTGAGGTATTGCGACATTTGCCGGATCATAAAGCCGGACAGAGCTCATCACTGCTCAATTTGTGGGCAATGTGTGTTGAAGAAGGATCACCATTGTCCCTGGGTCAAGAATTGCGTCCACTTCCACAACACAAAGTTCTTCGTAGTCTTCCTAGTCTACGCCGACATATTTCTAATCTATCTTCTCTTCGTGATGCTCTACTACTTGTTGTACCTGGAAGGCTTTGACTTTGACATCGTTGGCTACTCTCCGACTAAGCTGTGGCTCATGGTGCAGCACGTCGTCATCATTTCATTCTCCATGTGTGTCTGGATCATGACCATGGTCACCCTTTcccattttattaaaaaccacACCTCTGTGGAAGTTGTATATCCTCCGTACTTTTACGAAGgcggccaaaacaaaaatgcctATGACCTGGGAATGAAGCAGAATTTTCTGGAAGTCTTTGGCAACAAATGGTATCTCTGGTTTATTCCAGTGTACACTACTGTCGGGGATGGTATTACCTTTCCGATGGCTCAGCAGGACTTGAAGAAAGTCAGAGTCAATGGTGGACGGAGTGACGAGGGAGTGACCAGGATTCAAATTATGAAAGACAATGCTAGGAAACTGATAGGACTTCATGATCTTAATACTGATGATGCGtaa